The genomic stretch CAACGTCAGTTCTTGACCTCACCAGTTCAGTTGTGACTGAACAGGATGGACTGTAATAGCAACAGACAAATGGTTTTAGACTGGGATGTTCAAAAATCCTATTTTTAAAATGCGTTGTCTTTTATTAGCTAAGGACTCCCCTTTGCTTGCAGTGGAAAAAGTAGGCACCTACTGTGAATTAATCCATCAAAGCTATCCAGGATTACAGGTTTTTTTATCactaaggtgtgtgtgtgtgtgtgtgtgtgtgtgtgtgtgtgtgtgtgtgtgtgtgtgtgtgtgtgtgtgtgtttgtgtcagtaaAAGCTAGAGATATCATTGGCAGGGGATATTCCCATAGATTATAACAAagcatatgtttttttttaaggcaaaaGGCTGTGATATCTTTGTTTAGATTTAATGCTTTGTCACTGTCCTTCTTCGACTCTAGATCTGTCTCTGGTCAGATTTATAACTGCTGAGCTCACCAGAGGCTACTTCCTGGAGCACAATGAGGCCAAATACACCGAGCGCAGAGAGAGGGTCTACACCTGCCTCCGCATCCCCAAGGAGCTCGAGaaggtaaacacacaaacaaacacacaaacaatcactgtaagaaatgttttaaagtcaCAACGGAATAAATAACCCCCTCCTCTTTGTCatactctctctttctctctcttcagctgATGACTTTTGGCTTCTTCCTTTGTCTGGATGCATTTCTCTatgtgttcaccctgctgccgcTCAGGGTGATTCTGGCGCTTTTACGGCTTATCACGTTGCCTTGCTGTGGCCTCAGGTATGATTTATGTTTTGGTTAATTGATCATCAGCCGTGTTgattataaatatttaactaACAATTAAaagattttcccttttttatttctacatttttaaTAAGCCTCAAAACACTCTGCTCTGATACAGTTTTAACAACAAAGAATGTTTGTTAGATTCATAGAAAGCTGTATTTATTACAGAGCTCGACAGTTTCTAGACCTAAACGTgacaaattgcttgttttgcttTACGAACAGTACAAAAATATTTAATGAACCATAATCTAAGACAAGgaaaaacagtaaatcctaACATGTGAAAACCAGAACCATAAgttgtttggcatttttgcttcATAAAATTCAAGAAGTTGCAGATTAATTCTCTGTTTTCTGAgttattattatagttattgTCTAAGTGATTTAgcttaaaaaggaaaatgttccCTCTCTCACTGTGTAACATCTGTACCACCTAACACTGTCATTAATTGTTTGTTATAATAGAAAATCAATTGACAGCAGTTGTGGTAATTGATTGAGTCAAAGTTGTTTGTCAGTTGTTGCATAGTGATTTTGTTATACCTTCACATGGCTCTGCCAACTTTtgtaaacagaaacaaacagtgaaacatTGTTCTgagccactagatggcagcagagATCTGCCTGACTTTAGACTAAATACATCATAATAACCTGTCCTGCTCTgttctcctctgtcttcttgtgacttgtgtctatttgtgtgtgtgtttaagtggcTCCCGCCTGCTCCAGCCAGCCCAGGTGTGTGACGTACTGAAAGGTTTTATTATGGTGCTATGTTACTCAATGATGAGCTACGTGGATTACTCCATGATGTACCACCTGATCAGGGGACAGTCTGTCATCAAACTCTACATCATATACAACATGTTGGAGGTACGCTCAGATGATTAGATGACACCCCCTAATGTTCATTACTCTGATTATACTGATAAGTAAGTCAACCAATCATTTGCTTCTCCTGTTGTGTTGTCAGGTAGCGGACCGCCTCTTCTCATCATTCGGCCAGGACATCCTGGACGCTCTGTACTGGACAGCCACAGAAccaaaggagaagaagagagcacACATAGGCGTGATTCCTCACTTCCTCATGGCTGTGCTCTACGTCTGTATCCTCACTGAGAAGGACGTGATTTTTATTAACAGTCTGTTTATTTTGCTGCTTCTGTGCGCCTCTGTACTTAAGTTCAGAAGACACAGAGGTCAGAAATCACCTTTAGAGCTGAGACAATGAGTGGGAGGAAAGTAACCAGCAACAAACTTGATGATgtaattatcatttttttctgaagtgGCTTGCTGAGCTTCATTACTAAAagattataaaataaaaatcttaaagTAAGAAGGAAGGTGAATaacagaaggaaacaaaataCACACTTTAAAAAGGGATTTAGTCAAAtttagaaatagaaataaaagtcAGTTATCTAGAACATTTCAAAGATTATATCTAGATTCTTATTTCCCTTATATCTGTAAGTGCATTACCTAATGTACATGTATGTAGTTTTATACAGAAACTAAAAACCCAGAATATGGCATCAGGCAACATCAATcaggaaatgttgttttttctgcatACGGTTCTTAAAACTTCCAGATGATCTTGGTGTAGACGAAGAAATAGAAAACAATGACAGGGGtgtgttattgtttatttaactATTCTTTTAATCAAAGAAATCTGAAGTTTCAGCTTCTCATGTGTGAGTTTTCACTGGTTTTAATGTCTTATATGATGGGAAAACTGAATAGCCAGAAAAAAGctatttgaagatgtcaacttAGGCATTTGGAAATTGTGAGAGGTATTTTCCAcaatctttttatttatatatttatttatttatttatttgacattttatagaaaaAGGAATAAGGCTATTAGGGGCCGTAAATGGTAATAAACACACGGCATGATATTCTGTAGTCCCTAGTATTTTTTCCTCAGCTTGTCTCTAGTCCTCCATGCCATCCTCATCATGGTTCAGGCCACCACTCTCAACGTAGCCTTCAACTCCCACAACAAGTCCCTGCTCACCATCATGATGTCCAACAACGTGAGTGTAAAGCAGTCAACACACATAActcaattaaaagaaaaagcagcaggaTTTCAGTtgtgacatatatatatatatatttttttttttttgcagtttgtgGAGATCAAAGGAAGCGTGTTCAAGAAGTTTGAAAAGAACAACCTTTTCCAGATGTCAAACAGCGGTAAGTGTTGAACCTAAACAGATAACATAATTCTGACAAATATGCACTATATAATCAGCGGCCTGTGGATATCAACTTTTGAACTTGGTGTTTTAGTGCAAGGTATATTTTATGGAACCGAGCTCGGCCGCCGTGAGTACAAAGTAGGTTAATCCAggattgatttgtttgtttcccaCAGACATAAAAGAGAGGTTCACCAACTATATCCTCCTGCTCATTGTCTGTCTGCGAAACATGGAGCAGTTCTCATGGAACCCTGGTAACTGAACAAAGAGCTGCAGTAAACTGTCACTGACCTTTTTATAAGTAATATTATACTGAACATTGACACTAATCAGTTTCTCGTGTTTGATTTTAGACCATTTGTGGGTGCTGTTTCCTGATGTAGTCATGGTGATAGCCTCAGAGGTTGCAGTGGATGTCGTCAAGCATGCCTTCATCACCAAATTCAATGACATCAGTGCTGATGTGAGTCCTTTTTGCATGCAGCACTCTCACAGTGTATTCATTAGTTGATAGTGCAGCAAGCACATTTAAATATGACAAAATAATCCAACTGCCGGTCCTCTTACTATATGCACATCTAGAATCCCTCAATGACAGATGGAGATTGCTCAGTCAGACGGCttttttgctccttttttcacttttttcactttcatgcaATTCCCAGACATGccacatattttcattttaaaatatgctGTTATAATCAAGAATGCCAATCGTCTGCACACGGTTGTACTGTACGTGTGTGAGGACATTTTCTAAAATGGTTGAtttatttgtagtttttctAGTAGTATCAGTATATGGATTAATAATGGAGAGTACCACCAGGaatataaaaacacagtgacagaacatgtttttattcatccattttaaattttttttgttttactttatttgtgaCAGACACAATGCTGTGAAAATCAGTTCAATTCATGGACGAAATTAATGAACAAGGAAAACAAGAAACACAATATATTGGTTGCTATTACAGAGTTACAACCAATAAATACATAAGTAGAGAAAGACAAGTTACTAAATAACAATGAATATctaaatgatatttttgacataAATCTGTTGACCGCACATGGTAAGCAGTAATATTGTCAAAGATATGTTGACTGTAAAACAAATTCATAGAAATTGATTTTGTCTTGTTCCTATCATTTATCTTACTTACATGCTCCAAGTTTTCGAAAGCACAGTTCCTGAAATGCTTTGTAAACAAACTACTAATGTCACCTTGGAAAAATCCAAATTGGCTGCTAGCAGTTAATCTTTGAAAAGGAAATCACTGGTATCCTGATAACTATCACTGGAGTATTTGGGAAAACTGGATACTGAGGAAAACCCCAAAACATGATGATTCTCAGACAAGTTTTGGAGTTCCAAGGAACATCTAATTTTATCATATGTATCATATCTGTGTGTTACAATTGGCAGGAGTCTTCTTTGGCATGGGCTGAATAGGTGCTAGTGATCTCTAATAATGACACGGATCAGTTTTGGATGAATGTGGACCTTgagttgttgatgttgttattattattattattattattattattattattattatggttattattataattatttttagtGGTATTACTAGTATCTTGTTCATCTACTTTTTCAAGGGTGAATGAATATTTAAGCTCAACAGATTTGGTTGCCTTCATTCCCATTgtctcacacacccacacactcacaccagtAACACTGTAGTATCAGAGGTCAGTGGTCAGTCAGCTAAGGCATTTTCTCTTGTTTCATCATGGCTTTGTTGGCGTCCCACCTCCTTCCCTcacattttctcttcctctttgatTTTTCACTCAAGCAGTTGTAGCTTTGGTTATGTAACAGAAACCAACTCCACAGGAAGGGATTAACCCCTTTATCTCCAATCTGTCAAACCTAATCAAACAAACCTCATTCACACGTTGTTGGTGTTCAACACTTCTGTGTCCGTGCTCCACCGATTGAATCCATGTGTGCACATTTTTGCTCCATCAAATGTAATCTCCTGTCACTGCATGTATTCTGTGCTTTTACTTTACATGAACACACGACAAATAGAAAACAGATCAACTGATTATCAGCAGCtttagttttttattatcatcataattTGGATGTCGGtgactgtttgttttaaattttaatagtttgtgttttctttgattggCTAATGGTGTGTTATTTTCCAGGTATACGGGGAATACAGAGCCAGCCTTGCATTTGACCTTGTCAGCAGTCGACAGAAAAATGTGAGTGACTTGAGTTCAAATATCGGCTCTGATTGTGGAAGAAGATTAATGTTGGTGGTTGATGCATCGTGACAAAA from Sparus aurata chromosome 1, fSpaAur1.1, whole genome shotgun sequence encodes the following:
- the tapt1b gene encoding transmembrane anterior posterior transformation protein 1 homolog, which encodes MAESQSSGLGEEKEKEKEDSERDKKGVQTEKNKGKDRLTETLRFNDKNGGSKGKKRNLSDLSLVRFITAELTRGYFLEHNEAKYTERRERVYTCLRIPKELEKLMTFGFFLCLDAFLYVFTLLPLRVILALLRLITLPCCGLSGSRLLQPAQVCDVLKGFIMVLCYSMMSYVDYSMMYHLIRGQSVIKLYIIYNMLEVADRLFSSFGQDILDALYWTATEPKEKKRAHIGVIPHFLMAVLYVFLHAILIMVQATTLNVAFNSHNKSLLTIMMSNNFVEIKGSVFKKFEKNNLFQMSNSDIKERFTNYILLLIVCLRNMEQFSWNPDHLWVLFPDVVMVIASEVAVDVVKHAFITKFNDISADVYGEYRASLAFDLVSSRQKNAYTDYSDSVSRRMGFIPLPLALLLIRVVTSSVKIQGSLSFMCVLLFYLGMITLKVLNSIVLLGTSCVFVKEANMEEKLFDPPPSAVSSRVNSRAHRTKHVHTAPQPEPTTDKGGIPVAPENPQVANMAESSAPTLPKSDSDTFLTTPDGDDDKIINANTGLEGDGLEHRTPKKDLLEIDRFTICGNRID